In Chryseobacterium sp. C-71, the genomic window GAAACTTCAGGTCTCCTAGCTTTCCTGTTACAGTATTGATCAAGTCTGGAGCATAGGGGTCATGTTCTTTTGCTGGGTTTATTGCCAAATTAAGCTGTGTGCCGTGTAGCCTTACGAACGCTTCCTCGATCTTTTCGCCGTCCTCGCACCAATGCGATTTGTCCTGAAGGTCATGGTGCTCGATTTTTCTCCCTTGGTTATCAAATAGTTCATACATGTTTAAAAGTTTTTTTTAAATATAGTATTTTTTTTCTTTGCAGTTTTTTTGAAAACTTCTATATTTGTAACCAATGTATAAGGTTTTATAATATGGTTACAAATGAATTTTTATCTTTGGCGGAGACGGCGGAACTGCTTGGCAAAAACAAGGAGACCTTGAGGAGGTGGGACAGGGAAGGAAAGCTGGTGGCTATCAGGGAACCTTTAAGCAACTACAGGTTTTACAAGAGGGCTGATGTCGAGAAGATGTTCGAAGGATTTTTAAATGAAAATGGGAGTGTCGAGGGCAATTTTACTAGTCCTGACAATGATTATAAGGTATTGGAGCTTTTTGCTGGGGCAGGCGGTCTTGCGGTAGGAATGGAAAAGGCGGGCTTAAAATGTGTCGCTTTGAATGAAATTGATAAGTTTGCGTGCCAGACTTTGCGTAACAACCGTCCTAACTGGAATGTTTTGGAAGGCGATATCAAGGATTTCGGCTTTACGGAATACCATGGTAAGGTAGATGTCGTTACAGGTGGCTTCCCATGCCAGGCCTTCAGTTACGCAGGTAAGAAATTAGGTCTTGCAGATGCTAGGGGAACATTGTTTTACGATTTTGCAAGGGCAGTTAAGGAAGTAAACCCTCCAATCTGCATTGGGGAAAATGTGCGTGGTCTGCTTAACCACGACAATGGCAAGACACTGGAAGGGATGATTTCCATATTGGACGAAATTGGCTATAATGTTGTGCCCGTTCAGGTTTTGAAAGCAATCAATTTCAATGTGCCACAGAAAAGGGAAAGGCTTATATTAGTAGGAATAAGAAAGGATATTGATTTAGATTACCAGTACCCAAACCCATACAATAAAATCTACACCCTAAAGGATGCATTAAAGAAAGGGGAACTATATGATTCGGATGTCCCTGTTTCAGGAGGTGCTAAATACCCAAAGAGAAAAGCTGAGATACTTGACCTAGTCCCTCCAAAAGGCTATTGGCGCGACTTGCCATTGGATCTGCAAAAAGAATACATGGGTGGTAGCTTTTTTCTAGGCGGAGGCAAGACAGGTATTGCAAGGAGGATCGGATGGGACGAGCCTAGCCTTACCTTGACTTGCAGCCCTGCCCAGAAACAGACCGAACGTTGCCATCCTGACGAGACTAGGCCTTTTACAGTAAGGGAGTATGCAAGGGTTCAGACTTTCCCCGACGAATGGGAATTTGCCGGGTCTTTAGCACAGCAGTATAAGCAGATTGGGAACGCAGTGCCGGTAAACCTAGGAAAGGAAGTAGGCTATTCCATTATAAAATTCCTTAATGCCTTATACAAAAGATAATTTGCTATATTTATAGCAAATTATCTAATAAGCATGCCGACAAGAGAAGAAGTCTATACTATTGTGCGCGAAACCGTTGTTCGCTCAATATCGAATTATATTAGGAATAGACGAAACGTTGTTCCAAATTTTCAAATTCTAGATCTTATCATACCTACTGAAAGAAAAATACGCTCAGTAGTTGGAGGAATGGAAACTTCATTAGGTACGACATTATGGGAGCCATTGGCTAAAGCAATAGCTTCATCGAATGGTTTTGAAGTAGTAAATTCAAATTTACAGGCTCCTGCAAATATGCCCGCGATGCTGCAAAATACGGTGCAGATGCTTATCGAAGGCAGGAACAATAAAAACATAACTTACAACGCACAATATTGTCACGACAGGATTAAGGAGTCCTGCCAGAATTTCCTGATAAATCCTATCAATGACTACATACCTGCGCCGAAGGGCTTCGGGGTAGATATCTGGCTTAAGAAAAATGGTGTGGATTATTTTTTTGATACAAAAACTGTCCAGGCTAATGTTGGAGGTTATGCCCGTTGCTTTGTACAAGTCCTTAATTGGTACTCCTATTTTTATTCAAAGTATCCAAACGGAAACTCTGTAGCGAGAATCGTCTTCCCTTACAACCCTTATGGAGAAGCAGACTTTTGGACTAGAACCATAGGAAGGGGATGGCCGTTGGAGCCCCATAACGAGGGATGGGTACAGAATGATTTTTGGGACTTTATATCTGGACTGGAAGATACATATACCATAATATTCCAAGCTTTCAACAGTATTTCGGAAACTGGGGATTTGGAGGAGGTAATACAGGAAATTTTTTATGGAGATATCTAAAAATATTATCGATGAGATCTTAAAAATGTTTTATAATATATTATATTTGCTTCTTTTAAATTAATTTTTAAAAAGGTTTAGATTGAAAAACAAAATTTGTTATCTACCAGAAATTAAGGACTTAATAATCATATTATAAATTCCAATGAATAATAATGCCCTAACGGCAATTGATCTTTTCAGTGGTGCTGGTGGCATGAGTGTTGGAGCAGTCATGGCTGGTATTGAAGTTAAGATTGCAATTGAGTATGACAAACATGCCGTCGAGACATTTAAAACTAATCATCCAGATACTGAAGTTATTAACGAGGATATTAGGAAAGTAGTTATAGATAAAAGTTATAAAGAGCCGTTTATAATTTTTGGAGGACCTCCTTGTCAAGGATTTTCGACATCAAATACCAAAACTAGAAATACTGAAAATATTAACAATTCTTTGTTTCATGAATATATAAGGCAAATTAAGGAAATGAATCCGAAATGGTTCGTTTTTGAAAATGTGGAAGGAATAACCACCTTTGAATCAGGAAAAGTCATTGCAAAGCTAAAAGAGACTTTTACTACCTTAGGATATAAAACCGAATGGAAAATTTTAAAGGCTTCTGACTACGGTGTTCCGCAAAATAGAAATAGATTTTTTATGGTAGGCAACAGAATAGGAATCGATTTTATTTTTCCGGAGAAAAAAACCGAAACCTATAATGTTTTTGATGCAATCTCAGATTTACCAGTTTTAAGCAATGGCGCTACACATATAGAACTTGAATATAAAACTGACCCCGTTAATTCTTATATGAAGTTGATGAGAGGTAGCTCAAAAAAGGCAACGCAAAATTTTGTCTCAAGAAACAAACAATTTGTCATCGATCGATATAAATATATCCAACCTGGTCAAAATTGGAAGGCTATTCCAGATGAACTAATGACAAATTATAAAAATACTAACAATTGTCATAGTGGTATATATAAACGATTAAATCCTAATGAGCCTTCAATAGTTATTGCTAATTATCGAAAAAACATGCTTATACACCCTTTTGAAGACAGAGGGTTGTCAGTTAGAGAAGCTGCTAGAATTCAAAGTTTTCCAGATAACTTTGAATTTAAGGGTAGTTTGACGTATCAACAACAACAAATAGGTAACGCTGTACCTCCTTTACTAGCAAAAGCGCTATTTGAACAAATTATTAAATTAAGCTCAGCAAATGAATATTGAAGAAGAATTTTTAGCAGACCTAAACCCTAATGACGATTCTTTTCCTGAGGGAAAAGATTATGTAGCAACTTATAAGATATTAAAGCCAAACTTTTCATCTATACATAACGAAATAAAAACTAAAATTTTAGAAATAGAAAAAGAAGGTTATTATAATGATCATGGCACTGATCATATAAAAATGGTTATTGACAGAGCATCCAAGATTATATCAAATTTTAAATTAAGTGATGCCAGTTTTTCAATATCACAATATGAAGTGTTTATCTTATTGGTTGCCATCAATTTACATGACAGTGGTCACTTAATTTCTGATAGAGATGGGCATGCACAGGCGGCAAAAGAATTGTTGAGTAGATTTGATAAAAATCCTAATAGCTTATTATTTGTAAACGAAAGGCGAATTATTGGAGATATTGCTAAAGCGCATGGTGGTAAAAATGACCCTATTGGTATGTTGCAATCTGACGATTATATTTCCGGTAAGAAGATTCGTCCAAAACTGTTAGCTTCAATTTTAAGGCTTGCTGATGAGCTAGCAGAAGATAAGTCTAGAGCATCTAGATTTCTTTTAGAGTTAAAAGACCAACAGCAACTTAATCATGAGCCTTTAGATAAACACAGTGAAATTTATCATAGGTTTTCTGAAGCTATTGATTCAGTTTATCTCGAAGGTAATGTTATTAAATTATCTTTTT contains:
- the dcm gene encoding DNA (cytosine-5-)-methyltransferase translates to MVTNEFLSLAETAELLGKNKETLRRWDREGKLVAIREPLSNYRFYKRADVEKMFEGFLNENGSVEGNFTSPDNDYKVLELFAGAGGLAVGMEKAGLKCVALNEIDKFACQTLRNNRPNWNVLEGDIKDFGFTEYHGKVDVVTGGFPCQAFSYAGKKLGLADARGTLFYDFARAVKEVNPPICIGENVRGLLNHDNGKTLEGMISILDEIGYNVVPVQVLKAINFNVPQKRERLILVGIRKDIDLDYQYPNPYNKIYTLKDALKKGELYDSDVPVSGGAKYPKRKAEILDLVPPKGYWRDLPLDLQKEYMGGSFFLGGGKTGIARRIGWDEPSLTLTCSPAQKQTERCHPDETRPFTVREYARVQTFPDEWEFAGSLAQQYKQIGNAVPVNLGKEVGYSIIKFLNALYKR
- a CDS encoding TdeIII family type II restriction endonuclease, whose amino-acid sequence is MPTREEVYTIVRETVVRSISNYIRNRRNVVPNFQILDLIIPTERKIRSVVGGMETSLGTTLWEPLAKAIASSNGFEVVNSNLQAPANMPAMLQNTVQMLIEGRNNKNITYNAQYCHDRIKESCQNFLINPINDYIPAPKGFGVDIWLKKNGVDYFFDTKTVQANVGGYARCFVQVLNWYSYFYSKYPNGNSVARIVFPYNPYGEADFWTRTIGRGWPLEPHNEGWVQNDFWDFISGLEDTYTIIFQAFNSISETGDLEEVIQEIFYGDI
- a CDS encoding DNA cytosine methyltransferase, whose translation is MNNNALTAIDLFSGAGGMSVGAVMAGIEVKIAIEYDKHAVETFKTNHPDTEVINEDIRKVVIDKSYKEPFIIFGGPPCQGFSTSNTKTRNTENINNSLFHEYIRQIKEMNPKWFVFENVEGITTFESGKVIAKLKETFTTLGYKTEWKILKASDYGVPQNRNRFFMVGNRIGIDFIFPEKKTETYNVFDAISDLPVLSNGATHIELEYKTDPVNSYMKLMRGSSKKATQNFVSRNKQFVIDRYKYIQPGQNWKAIPDELMTNYKNTNNCHSGIYKRLNPNEPSIVIANYRKNMLIHPFEDRGLSVREAARIQSFPDNFEFKGSLTYQQQQIGNAVPPLLAKALFEQIIKLSSANEY